The genomic segment GTCTCGTGAGCAAAATCCAACGAGGGGAGGTGAGCGGCAGGATGGAGAAAGGACGAGTAAAATGGTTCAACGAGAGCAAGGGCTTTGGCTTCATCGAGCGTGAGGACGGGCCGGACGTCTTCGTCCATTTCTCGGCAATCCAGGGTGAGGGCTATAAGTCTCTGGCCGAAGGCCAGGCCGTGGAGTTCGAGGTAATCGAAGACACAAAGGGCTTAAAAGCCATCAACGTGGCGAAGGTCGCCGAGTAAGAGAAATCGAGACCCCCGTCGGGCATCCCGGCGGG from the Nitrospinota bacterium genome contains:
- a CDS encoding cold-shock protein, translating into MEKGRVKWFNESKGFGFIEREDGPDVFVHFSAIQGEGYKSLAEGQAVEFEVIEDTKGLKAINVAKVAE